The DNA segment GAGGCCAATGTGATGATAAAGCGGCCCGTTGCCGTAGGGAGCGGTGGCGCGAGTGAAGTAAAGTGCGCGCAGACGGCTGTCCGAAACGGGCGAGCCGACAACCTTGACGACACTCGGCAGCTTCTTTTCTTCCTCGTCTTTGATCTCGACGGTCAGCGTGGCGATATCGACGGCCGGGTCTTCCAGCGGGCGCAGCGACGCGCGGATGGTTTCGGGATCGACGGTCGGCAGATCGCCCTGGACGTTGACGATGATCTCGGCATGACCCTCGGGATCCACGGCCTGCAGGGCCTCATAGATCCGGTCCGAGCCGGATTGGTGATCCTTGCGCGTCATGACGACTTCGAAGCCGGCATTCGCAACGGCGGCAAAGGTGTCCTCGTGGTCGACGGCGACGACGATGCGACCGATCGCCGCCTCGCGCGCCCGTTTGGCAACCTGTACGATCATGGGCAGGCCGCAAATATCGGCGAGCGGCTTGCCCGGCAGGCGGGTGGAGGCCATCCGGGCCGGAATGAGCACCAGCGTCTTGTCTAAGTTGGGATCTGTCATTGTTGGGCCTTCTATTCCTGCCGGAAAAGTGTCAAAAAGTCTCACGGTGGAGACCGTTTAGAGAGTTGCAAGAAACTGCCAAAAGACATAGGTTTCGCGCGAATTCAAGATGGGCCGGCAGCCGCTGCCGGAGGCGAGGGGAGCATAGCAGATGAATTCATCCTACGTGAACATGGGTGTCGGGGCACTTCTGGCCACACTTTTTGTGCTGAAGTCCGTGTCGCTCGCGTCGGGATTTATTTTCCATTCAGAAACGCCGGAAAAGCCGGGCTTCGCAATTATCGCCGCTGAAGAAACGTCTGCCGGCGCCGGCGGCAAGGGAGCCGCCGCCAAGCAGGAAACGCCGATCGCGCAATTGCTGCAAAAGGCCGACGCGAAGGCCGGCGAATCGATCTTCAAGAAGTGTCAGGCCTGTCATGACGGCACCAAGGGCGGGCCGAACAAGGTCGGTCCGGATCTCTGGGGTGTGGTCGATCGTCCGATCGCCTCGCACGAAGGTTTTGCCTATTCCTCCGCCATGAAGGATTTTTCCAAGGGCAGCAGCGAAAAGTGGACCTACGATCATCTCTACCACTTCCTCGAAGCGCCGAAGAAATTCATCGCCGGGACGGCGATGGGCTTTGCCGGCCTGCCGAAGGAGGAAGATCGTGCCAATGTCATCGCCTATCTGCGCACGCTGGCCGACACGCCTCAGCCGCTGCCTGACGCGAACGCTCCCGCGGCGACGAACTAAGCTGCCTCAAGCGAACGATTGCCAAAAGCCCGGTCGTCTCGGCCGGGCTTTTGCATGCCGGTCAGTCGCTCAGACGGCGTGCTTGCGCGTCCGCATCTTTTGATCCAGGTCGTAGACCTTGAGCCCGTCCTCGGCGCCGGGCGGCACGCGCCAATCTTCCGAGATCAGGGCCTTGCGGGCGTCGTGCAGGCCGGCTTGCCAATGCTCGTGCATCGACAGCGCCGAAAATTCGTAGTCCTTCGAATGGGCGCGGAACTGCTTGTTGCGGTAGATCAGGTGGATGATCGTGACGCTGTGATCGCAGCAATGTTGCTTCAGCTTCTGGATCTCCGGGTCGGCCTTGGCCTCTTCCGGCAGGCGCGCATAAAGCTCCGATATGGTACGGCGCAGACGGTGGCGCTCGAGAAAGAGGTCGGTGTTGAGCCGGGTGCGGCTGGAATAGCTGATATCCTTGCGCCGCTCCTCCACTTCTTCGAGGTCCTGCGGCAACAGGCCGGTAGCACTGAAGAGATCGACCTGGAAGACGACCGTGTCGACTTCGGCGGCGTTCCTCAGCACGTAACTCAGCGGCGTGTTCGAGACCAGGCCGCCGTCCCAGTAATATTCATTGCCGATCTTGATCGCCGGAAAGCCGGGTGGCAGTGCGCCGCTCGCCATGACGTGCTCGGGTTTGATTTTGATGTCCTTATTGTCGAAAAAGGCGAAATTGCCGGTTCTGACATTGACGGCGCCGAGGCTCAGTCGCACCGGGCCATGATTGATGCGGTCGAAATCGACATGGTCGAGCAGGGTCTGACGCAATTGCGCGGTGTCGTAGATACTGGTCGCACCCGCTGAGCCCCGCGGCTGGAACCAGGATGGGATCTGCCAGGGCGAAAAGAAACCGGGCACGCCGAAGGTCGATACCCACCAACTGCTGACCGTGCGGTAGAACCGACTGGTCTCGCGTTGGCGCTCCATCAGCACGTCGACCGGCAATTGCACGCTGACCTTGTTCCAAAAGGAGCGCAGTTTTTCCAGCCGCTGGCCCGGCACGTTGCCCGCCATGATCGAGGCGTTGATGGCACCGATCGAGATCCCGGCGATCCAGTCCGGCTCGATATTGGCTTCCCTCAATGCTTCGAAGGCGCCCGCCTGATAGGAGCCGAGCGCACCGCCGCCCTGCAGGACGAAGACCTTCTGCGCATAGGCCGAAGCGGGATTGGTGGTGGTGAGTGGAGCTGCAATATTCATGGTTCCATCCTTTGTTGCGCTCCACCCTTAGTTAAAGGCGGCGGTGCGCGAATATATGACCATTTTCCTGCCTGCTTCTCCGAAGGCGGAGATATATTGTCGCAGTGTTCAACCGGCGGTGAGCTCACGCAAAGCCGCCTGCACCTTTCTAAGATCACCTTGGAGCGCCGCGCGATGACAGGAATCCACACGGGCCGCTCGCGTCGCTAGCCGAGCATATAGGCCCAAAGTGACACTGAAAGTACGCCGAGCGCCGTTGTCAGCGTAATCGTCGAGGCCGCGAGACTGTGACCGACGCCAAAGCGATTGGCAATCAGCCAGGCGTTCACACCTGTGGGAACTGCGGCGGTGAGGACGATCGCCTCACGCCATTGCGAGCTAAGGCCAAGAAGATAGCCGGCCGAAAGCACGCAGGCCGGCAGCAACAGAAGCTTGAACGCCGAGGTAACGCTGGCGATTCCGAGATTGCCGGAAAGACCATATTGCCGCAGCGCCATGCCAAGCGAAATCAGCGCCGCCGGGCCTGCCGTGTTGGCGATGCTGTCGACGACGCTGCCGAGCGTTGCCGGCAGGGGAATACCGATGAGGTGCACGACGAGGCCGGCGACAAGTCCGATGACCAGCGGATTGCGGACAAGGTTTCTGCCTACCTGATGCAGTAGCTCGCCTGTGCTCCGCCCGCTGCCGCCATTCGCCTTGCGCTCAGCCTGCTCCATCAGCATCGTACCGGCGATCATCATGACAGGCAGATGCACAGCGATCAGGATCGATAGCGCCACGATGCCATCGGGACCGACCACACGGCTCACAAGCGGCAGGCCGATGAAGGTATTGTTGGCGAAAGCCGACGACACACCGGCGAGCACCCCGATCCGCGCATCCCGCCCGAATAGGCGCGTCGCCGCCAGATGGCCGGCTGTCCAGGCGACCGCGACGCCGGCAAAATAGGCGATCCACAATCGGAATGGCGAAGCCCCGTGGAAATGCGCGCCAGCAATGGTCTGGAAAAGCAGCAGCGGCACGGCAATCTTGAAGACGAACTCGCTCATCGCTTCGCCGACGCTGGCCGTCAATATTCCGGCACGCACGATCAACCAGCCGACGAGGATCAGCAGGAAAATCGGCAGAACATCGGAAAAGATTTCGGACATGCCGGCGAGCGAGCTGTGGCGGGATCTTGGGACTTGATCCCAGAGTTGTAGCAGCTTGCAGCAACGTGAGAAGCCGAAAAGCGGTCGGAAATAAAAAAAGCGGGCCACGCCCGCTTTCCCGCATCCGGCCCCGCCGGAGTCCTCCCGGTGCACAGGCCGCCAGTTCATCCGTGGTCGGCGCGCGTACCGGTGAGGCGGAAGGTATCATACCTTCCCAGAACTGGCCCGAATGCCTTGTCCGCATCCCATGCCCGTTCACTTGATAAGTGTTTACAGATGGAAAGTGACAGGCAAATGACTGGTTGAGATTTAGTTACCTCATCGGACACCGATTTTCCTTCCAAACTTCGGAAAAACCGCTAATACCGGATACCGGCTATCACCAATACCGGGACCCCCTTTTTGATGACTCGTTTCGATGTACTGACCGTTGGCAATGCTATCGTCGACATTATCTCCCGCTGCAACGATCAGTTCCTGATCGACAACAAGATCACCAAGGCCGCGATGAATCTCATCGATGCCGACCGTGCCGAGCTATTGTATTCGCGCATGGGTCCGGCGCTCGAAGCCTCCGGCGGCAGCGCCGGCAATACGGCGGCGGGCGTTGCGAATTTCGGCGGCAGGGCGGCCTATTTCGGCAAGGTCGCGGAAGATCAGTTGGGAGAAATCTTCGCGCACGACATCCGCGCCCAGGGCGTGCATTACGAGACCAAGCCGAAGGGCACGTTCCCGCCGACTGCCCGCTCCATGATCTTCGTCACCGAGGACGGCGAGCGTTCGATGAACACCTATCTCGGCGCCTGCGTCGAGCTTGGCCCGGAAGATGTCGAGGAAGATGTCGTCGCCAACGCCAAGGTCACCTATTTCGAAGGCTATCTCTGGGACCCGCCGCGCGCCAAGGAGGCGATTCGCGAATGCGCCCGCATCGCCCATGTCCATGGCCGCGAAATGTCGATGACTTTGTCCGACAGCTTCTGCGTCGGCCGTTATCGCCACGAATTCCTTGATCTCATGCGCTCGGGCACCGTCGATATCGTCTTTGCCAACCGCGACGAGGCATTGTCGCTCTACGAGACCGATGATTTCGAGAAGGCGTTGAAGCTGATTGCGGCTGACTGCAAGATCGCCGCCGTCACCACCGGCAAGGACGGTGCCGTCATCGTGCGCGGCAACGAGCGCTATGTCGTCGACGCCCATCCGATCGAGGAGCGCGTCGATACGACCGGCGCCGGCGATCTCTTCGCAGCCGGCTTCCTCTTCGGCTACACGCAGGGTCGCAGCCTCGAAGACTGCGGCAAGCTCGGCAACCTCGCCGCAGCTATCGTCATCGAGCAGATCGGCCCTCGGCCGATGCGGTCGCTCTCGGAAGCCGGCAAGGAATTCGGGCTTCTTTAAGCTCGCCCACTGGCTCATGCTGAAATTGAAAGCCGCTCGCAGCAGACCGCTGCAGCGGCTTTTGCTTGAGGTGTCACGGCCAGCAAACGAAATCTATCACCATAGCAACCGAAAGGTTCCGGCCTCGTGGAGAATGAGAATTCCAAGCGCCACGAGAACGAAGGGCACCACCCGATACCCATAGCGACGGATCGGCGCACCGATCGTCGGGTGATTGACCAGGAAGTGCGCGGCGCCGAGCCACAAAGCCGTCATGACGACAAACACAATGGCGATGATGGTGATCTCATCGCTCGTGCGCGTGGCAAATAGCGGCGTGTAGATGCCGATATTGTCGCCACCATTCGCGATGGTGACCGCCGCGACGGCTATGATATTGCCATGCCCGATCGACGCCTTTTCGTGATCTTCCGGATCACTCTCTGCCTCAAAGCCCTGCCACAACGTCCATAGCTTCTTCAGGCCAAGAATGATCGGCACCAAGCCGAGGAGGCCGATATAGGCGGCGGGAATAACGAGAGAGATCAGGGAGGCGAGCACGCTTACGCCGCAAAGAACGCTAATGCCCAGATATTGGCCGATGACGATTTGGCGCGGGTGGAATTTGCGGTCCGCAAAAAATCCGAGCAGAACAAAAATATCGTCCACGTTCGTCGATGCAAACAGGACGATCGCTATGCCGAGATTCCCGAACAAATATTCCACAATCACCGTTCCCGCTCTTGATGCCAGATGCATCGCCGCGTCGAAGAATCACGCGGTCGCGGCTACCATGGAGCTTTGAGGGGCTTTCTTTTACTTGAAGGCTTCGCCGGGGTAGGCGCCCCAGATTTCGGATTGCGCCACCCAGCCTTCGGTGCCGTCGGCGGTCGCCAGGCACCAGTCGCCAGTGCATTCGCGGATGTTCATCATCACGCCCGGCTGGAGCTTGGCGATGACGGTGCTCGACGGCTGCGCGTCGCGGCGCATATTGACGAAGACCGCCTTGCCCTTGCCCTTCATCCACGGCGCGGCGATTGCCGAGCGCTGGCCGGATAGCAGCGACTGGTTGACCCAGCCCTCGGTGCCGTCGGCATCACGCACGCGGCGCCAATTGTCGTATTCCTGGATGATTTCGACCGGCAATCCCTGCTTAAGATAAAGCCAAGACACGGCGTAGTCGGCGCTCGGGCCGATGCGCAGGTTGACGCGCTTCGATTTCAGCGTGACGAATCGCGGCAGCGGCAATCCGCTCGGTCCCTTGGCGGCCTGGGCCGCGGCAAGATCGGCGGTGGCGCCGGCCATCATCAGGCCGATCGCGAAAACAGCGCAGGACTTCAGGACTTTGCCACGCATAGGGATTTCCGTTCGCTCATCATGACCAAGGCGGCCTATCGTTCCGGTTTATCGGCAAATCCCTGCGCCGCGCCCACGAGTTTTATTTGTCTTCGCCTGCGGGTCTGGTAGAAATGCTCGGAACGGGAAAATTATCCTGCTTCTTGGTTAATAACATCTGAACAAGGCATCGCCGGTCGCCATGACGACGAAGAAAAAACCGAAGGTCTATATCACGCGTAAACTGCCGGATGCAGTGGAGACGCGGATGCGCGAACTCTTCGATGCCGAGCTCAACATTGACGATACGCCGCGCACGCAGGCCGAGCTTGTGGAAGCCATCCGCTCCGCCGATGTGCTGGTGCCGACAGTCACCGACCGCATCGATGCCGCATTGATCGAGGAAGCCGGGCCGCAGATGAAGCTGATCGCCAGCTTTTCCAACGGCACCGACCATATCGACGTCGAAGCGGCGGCCCGTCGTGGCATCACCGTCACCAACACGCCGAATGTCCTGACCGAGGACACGGCCGACATGACCATGGCGTTGATTCTTGCCGTGCCGCGGCGCCTCGCCGAAGGTGCGCGCGTGCTGACGGACAAGCCCGGCGAATGGGCCGGCTGGTCGCCCACCTGGATGCTTGGGCGCCGCATTCACGGCAAGCGTATCGGCATCGTCGGCATGGGCCGCATCGGCACCGCCGTCGCCCGCCGCGCCAAGGCATTCGGCCTCTCCATCCATTATCACAACCGCAAGCGCGTCAGCCTGGCGACCGAAGACGAGCTGGAGGCGACCTATTGGGACAGCCTCGATCAGATGCTTGCCCGCGTCGACATCGTCTCCGTCAACTGCCCGTCGACGCCGGCGACCTTCCATCTGATTTCGGCGCGTCGGCTCGCTCTGCTGCAGCCGACGAGCTACATCGTCAATACAGCGCGCGGTGACGTCATTGACGAGACGGCGCTGATCAAGATTTTGCGCGAAGGCAAGATCGCCGGCGCCGGCCTCGACGTCTTCGAGAACGAACCGGCCGTCAATCCAAAGCTGGTGAAGCTCGCCAACGAGGGCAAGGTGGTGTTGCTGCCGCATATGAGCTCAGCCACGCTCGAAAGCCGCATCGACATGGGCGACAAGGTCATCATCAATATCCGCACCTTCATCGACGGCCATCGCCCGCCGAATCGCGTGCTGCCATTTCGCTGAATTAAATCAGGGCTTTGCGCATCTCGATCGACGTCGTGCGGTCGAAGCCGGCGTGGCGATTCTCTGCGGTTTTGGCGAATCCCCAATTGGCAAAGGTGGCGTGATTGCCGGTTAGCTCGATCCGCGTTTCCAGCCGCAGCACACGAAGGCCACGCTCCTGCGCCGTCGTTTCCGCAAGACTCAGCAAGCGCCTGCCGATCCCCTTGCCCTGTGCGCTCGGCAAAACAGCGAGCTTGCCGATATAGAGGCTGTCCGGCTCCGGACGGCAGAATATGCAGCCGGCTAATCGATCGCCATCAAATGCGATATAGCCGATTTCGGCTCTCGCTTTTTCCCTGAGCGATTGCGCGGTCAGCGACAGCGCCGAGGAGGGCGGATCGATCCGTCCGTCCATATAGGCGAAGGAGGCGAGAATGAGCTCAAGCAGCTCATTCCAGCGGCCGAAATTGTCGTCGAGACGCTGAAGGGTGATACCGGTCATTCGGCCGCGGCCTTGGCGCGCTTGCGGCGATAGCGGATGGTTTCGAAGCGGGCGGCGAGCCCGTCATAGAGCAGCAGCCGGCCGATCAGCGGTTCACCGATGCCGGTAATGACTTTGATCGCCTCCATCGCCATCAGCGTGCCGATGACGCCTGTCAGCGCGCCGATGATCCCGGCCTCGGAGCAGGCGGGAATGAGGCCTTCGGGCGGTTGCGTGGGGAAGAGGTCGCGATAACCAGGGTTCAGCGTGCCGTCGGCGCTGGCCTCATAAGGTTTCAGCGTCGTCAGTGAGCCGTCGAAGCGGCCGACCGCGCCGGTCACCAGCGGCAGGCGCGCCAGCTCGGCCGCGTCGGCCGCGGCATAGCGCGTATCGAAATTATCGGAACCGTCGACAATGAGATCGAAACCGGCGAGAAGCCGCTCGGCGGTCTCGATGGAAAAACGATCCTCGAAGCGAATGGTGCGCACATGTGGGTTCAGCCGTGCAATGGCGTCGGCCGCACTCTGCGTCTTCAGCTCGCCGATCGTGCCGGTATCGTGGATCACCTGCCGCTGCAGGTTGGAAAGCGAGACGCGGTCGTCATCGGCAATCCCAAGCGTACCGATGCCTGCGGCGGCGAGATATTGCAGCACGGGCGCACCGAGCCCGCCGGCGCCGATCACCAAAACCCGCGCCGCTTTTAATTTTTGCTGCCCGGCGCCGCCGACTTCGGGCAGCAGGATGTGGCGCTTGTAACGGGCGATTTCGTCTGGGGTCAAAGGGTCCATGGCCATGATACTATCACGCTCCGCGGAAAATTCTCCGCCTATGATTTCGAAATGCCGCCATGCGCGACGGTAAAGAATTGCGCCCGTTCGCCGAGCGCTGAAAACATTGCCTTGTCCGTGCCGGTCATGAAGGCCTGGCCGCCGAGCCCGTCGATCAGGTCGAAGAGCGCTGCGCGCCGGCCTTCATCGAGATGCGCGGCGATTTCATCGAGCAGCAGGATCGGCGCATGGCCGGTCAAGTTGCCGACGAGGCGGGCATGGGCGAGGATGAGGCCGACGAGCAGCGCCTTCTGTTCCCCCGTCGAGCAGCGCTCCGCCTCCATATGCTTCTCGCGATGACGCACCAGCAGATCGGCCCGATGCGGGCCATCAAGCGTGCGTCCGGCGGCCGCGTCGCGGTATCGTCCTTCGCGCAGCATCTCGGCATAGCTGTCCTCGAGATCGACCGCCGGGCGATCGAATTGCCCGTCGAGGAAACCGGAGAGCTCGAGTGCGGCGGATGGAAAGGGCGTCGCCTCGCGTGTTTCCGCGATCAGCCGCGAGAGGAGGCCGAGCATCTCCTGCCGGGCGAGCGCCATGGCGATGCCGAGACTCGCCATCTGCTCCTCGATGCCGCTAAGCCAGGACGGATCGAATCGGCCTTCGGCGAGCAGTTTGTTGCGGCTGCGCATGGTGCGCTCGAAATCGCTGGCGCGGCGGCCATGGGCGGGATCGAGCGACAACACGAGCCGGTCGAGAAAACGGCGGCGCTCGGAGGAGCCGCCGGTGAATAGCCCGTCCATCGCCGGTGTCAGCCAGAGCACGCGTAGATGGTCGGTCAGCTCGTCCACGGTCTTGGCCGGTGCGCCATTGATCCTGAGCTTGCGCGCCGTCGCCTCGTCGGTCGCGTCGACGCCGGTCCCGATTTCGACTTCGCCATTCATGCCCTCAAGCTCGGCAAAGATCGAAAAGCCGCCGGATGCATCGACGCGGATGATATCCGCATAGGCCGCGCGCCGCATCCCGCGTCCGGGCGAAAGGAAGGAGACTGCCTCCATCAGATTGGTCTTGCCGGCGCCATTGTCGCCGGTCAACACCACATGCCGCTCGTCAAGCACAAGCGACGCCGCCGCATAATTGCGGAAGTCGGTCAGCTTCAGGCGCGAGATGAAAACCTTGTGCGGCATCGGGCATCCGGATTCGTGTCGATGGCCGAGGCGTATGCCGAACCCTGCGCAAGTGCAAGGATTTTGCCGATGGGCATTGAAGAGAGGTGCATCGGAGCGACGGCGGGGCCACCCGCGTCCTTCGACAGGCTCAGGATGAGGGTGGAGAAGCTCCCGAGCCGAACCGCATAGATCAGCCCTCATAGTGAGGAGGCCCATGAGGCCGTCTCGAACCACGAGGGCGGGTGATTCGCCCTCAAAATAAAAAAACCGGCCGAATCACCGGCCGGTTTCACGTGAAGCAATGTGATTCGCCGCTGTTTTGTAGCTCAGTCGCTGAACGTGTCGAAGAAATCCTTCATGCGGGCGAAAAAGCCCGTTGATTCGGGATTGTTGTCCTTCGAGGAGATCTGCTCGAATTCCTGCAGCAGCTCGCGCTGGCGCTTGGTGAGTTTTTGCGGCGTTTCGATCTGGATCTGGATATAGAGATCGCCGACCTGGCTGGAGCGCAGCACAGGCATGCCCTTTGCCTTCAGGCGGAATTGCTTGCCGACCTGCGTGCCTTCGGGAACCGTGACGCGCGATTTCGTGCCGTCGAGGGTCGCGACGTCGAAGGTGCCGCCAAGGGCAGCCGTCGTCATCGAGATCGGCACGGCGCAATAGAGATCGGCGCCGTCGCGCTGGAAGAACTCATGCGGCTTGACGGAGAGGAAGATGTAGAGATCGCCCGAAGGCCCACCGCGCAAGCCGGCTTCGCCTTCGCCCTGCAACCGGATGCGCGTGCCATCCTCGATGCCGGCCGGGATGTTGACCGAAAGCGAACGCTCTTCGGTCACGCGGCCCTGGCCGTGGCATTTGGTGCAGGGATCGGGAATGATCTGACCGCGGCCATGGCAGGTCGGACAGGTGCGCTCGACCGAGAAGAAACCCTGTGCAGCCCGTACGCGGCCCGCGCCCTGGCAGGTGCCGCAGGTCTTCGGCTGCGTGCCCGGCTTGGCGCCGGAGCCGGAGCAGACATCGCAGGTGATCGAGGTCGGCACGCGAATCTGCGCCGTCTTGCCGGTAAAGGCCTCTTCCAGCGAGATTTCCATGTTGTAGCGAAGATCGGCGCCGCGTTCGCGACCGCCGGAGGAGCGCCCGCGCGAGCGTCCGCCACCCATCATCTCGCCGAAAATATCTTCGAAAATGTCGGAGAAGCCACCGCCGCCGAAGCCGCCGCCGCCAAATCCGCCGCCATTGCCCATGCCGCCATGCTCGAAGGCTGCATGGCCGTAACGATCATAGGCCGCCCGCTTCTGCGGATCCTTGAGCGTCTCGTAGGCTTCGTTGATTTCTTTGAACTTTCGCTCGGCGTCCTTATCCTCCGGGTTCTTGTCCGGATGAAATTTCATCGCCAGCTTGCGAAAAGCGCTTTTCAGCTCTTTTTCGTCCGCCGTTCTGGCGACACCCAACGTGTCGTAAAAGTCCGCTTTTGCCATTAAGGAATAGACCCCGGAAATGGATTTCCGGCTGCCCTAAGGCAGCCGGATCTGAGTTGCAGCAAAACCTGTTGAGGCTTGCGATTATGCAGACCGCTTGCGGTCGTCCTCGTCCTTGATTTCCTCGTAGTCGGCATCGACGACATCATCCTTGCCGCCTGCCGACGCATCAGCGGTGGAGCCTTCCGCCTGCTGGGCCTCATAAATGGCCTGGCCGAGCTTCATGGAGACTTCCATGAGGGTCTGGGTCTTAGCCTTGATGTCTTCGGCGTCCGGCTCGGAAGCTTCGGTCGCTGCCTTCAGCGCTGCGATCGCCTCGGAGATCGCGTTGCGGTCGGCTTCGGTGACCTTATCGCCGTAATCCTTCAGCGACTTCTCGCTGGAGTGGATCAGGCTTTCAGCCTGGTTCTTGGCTTCCACGCCTTCGCGGCGCTTCTTGTCCTCGGCAGCATGGGCCTCGGCATCCTTGACCATCTTTTCGATGTCGGCGTCGGAAAGACCGCCGGAAGCCTGGATGCGGATCTGCTGTTCCTTGCCGGTGCCCTTGTCCTTGGCCGAAACCTGCACGATGCCGTTGGCGTCGATATCGAAGGTGACTTCGATCTGCGGTACACCACGCGGAGCCGGCGGCAGGCCGACGAGGTCGAACTGGCCGAGCAGCTTGTTGTCGGCAGCCATTTCGCGCTCGCCCTGCGAAACGCGGATGGTCACGGCCGACTGGTTGTCGTCGGCGGTCGAGAAGGTCTGCGACTTCTTCGTCGGGATCGTCGTGTTACGCTCGATCAGACGGGTGAAGACGCCGCCCAGCGTTTCGATGCCGAGAGACAGCGGGGTCACGTCGAGCAGCAGAACGTCCTTGACGTCGCCCTGCAGAACGCCAGCCTGGATGGCAGCGCCGAGTGCGACGACTTCATCCGGGTTGACGCCCTTGTGCGGCTCCTTGCCGAACAGTTGCTTGACGATTTCCTGTACCTTCGGCATGCGGCTCATGCCGCCGACGAGAACGACCTCATCGATTTCAGCCGCGGTAACGCCGGCATCCTTGAGGGCGGCCTTGCAGGGAGCGATGGTGCGCTGAACGAGATCGTCGACCAGGCTTTCCAGCTTGGCGCGGGTCAGCTTCAGCGTCAGGTGCTTCGGGCCGGTGGCGTCTGCCGTGATGAAGGGCAGGTTGATTTCGGTCTGCTGCGAAGACGACAGTTCGATCTTGGCCTTTTCGGCAGCTTCCTTGAGGCGCTGCAGAGCCAGCTTGTCGCCCTTGAGGTCGATGCCGTTGTCCTTCTTGAACTCAGCAACGAGATATTCGACGAGGCGCATGTCGAAGTCTTCACCGCCGAGGAAGGTGTCGCCGTTGGTCGACTTCACTTCGAAGACGCCGTCGCCGATTTCCAGGATGGAGATATCGAAGGTGCCGCCGCCAAGGTCGTAAACGGCGATCGTCTTGCCGTCCTTCTTGTCGAGGCCATAGGCGAGCGCGGCAGCGGTCGGCTCGTTGATGATGCGCAGAACTTCAAGACCGGCGATCTTGCCGGCATCCTTGGTTGCCTGGCGCTGCGCGTCGTTGAAGTAAGCGGGAACGGTGATAACGGCCTTTTCGACCTTTTCGCCGAGGTAGGATTCGGCGGTTTCCTTCATCTTCTGAAGGATCATTGCGGAAACTTGTGCGGGCGAATAGCCCTTGCCCTGTGCCTCGACCCAAGCGTCGCCGTTGTCG comes from the Rhizobium sp. NXC24 genome and includes:
- a CDS encoding AEC family transporter — its product is MSEIFSDVLPIFLLILVGWLIVRAGILTASVGEAMSEFVFKIAVPLLLFQTIAGAHFHGASPFRLWIAYFAGVAVAWTAGHLAATRLFGRDARIGVLAGVSSAFANNTFIGLPLVSRVVGPDGIVALSILIAVHLPVMMIAGTMLMEQAERKANGGSGRSTGELLHQVGRNLVRNPLVIGLVAGLVVHLIGIPLPATLGSVVDSIANTAGPAALISLGMALRQYGLSGNLGIASVTSAFKLLLLPACVLSAGYLLGLSSQWREAIVLTAAVPTGVNAWLIANRFGVGHSLAASTITLTTALGVLSVSLWAYMLG
- a CDS encoding adenosine kinase: MTRFDVLTVGNAIVDIISRCNDQFLIDNKITKAAMNLIDADRAELLYSRMGPALEASGGSAGNTAAGVANFGGRAAYFGKVAEDQLGEIFAHDIRAQGVHYETKPKGTFPPTARSMIFVTEDGERSMNTYLGACVELGPEDVEEDVVANAKVTYFEGYLWDPPRAKEAIRECARIAHVHGREMSMTLSDSFCVGRYRHEFLDLMRSGTVDIVFANRDEALSLYETDDFEKALKLIAADCKIAAVTTGKDGAVIVRGNERYVVDAHPIEERVDTTGAGDLFAAGFLFGYTQGRSLEDCGKLGNLAAAIVIEQIGPRPMRSLSEAGKEFGLL
- a CDS encoding D-glycerate dehydrogenase is translated as MTTKKKPKVYITRKLPDAVETRMRELFDAELNIDDTPRTQAELVEAIRSADVLVPTVTDRIDAALIEEAGPQMKLIASFSNGTDHIDVEAAARRGITVTNTPNVLTEDTADMTMALILAVPRRLAEGARVLTDKPGEWAGWSPTWMLGRRIHGKRIGIVGMGRIGTAVARRAKAFGLSIHYHNRKRVSLATEDELEATYWDSLDQMLARVDIVSVNCPSTPATFHLISARRLALLQPTSYIVNTARGDVIDETALIKILREGKIAGAGLDVFENEPAVNPKLVKLANEGKVVLLPHMSSATLESRIDMGDKVIINIRTFIDGHRPPNRVLPFR
- a CDS encoding GNAT family N-acetyltransferase, whose protein sequence is MTLQRLDDNFGRWNELLELILASFAYMDGRIDPPSSALSLTAQSLREKARAEIGYIAFDGDRLAGCIFCRPEPDSLYIGKLAVLPSAQGKGIGRRLLSLAETTAQERGLRVLRLETRIELTGNHATFANWGFAKTAENRHAGFDRTTSIEMRKALI
- a CDS encoding patatin-like phospholipase family protein is translated as MNIAAPLTTTNPASAYAQKVFVLQGGGALGSYQAGAFEALREANIEPDWIAGISIGAINASIMAGNVPGQRLEKLRSFWNKVSVQLPVDVLMERQRETSRFYRTVSSWWVSTFGVPGFFSPWQIPSWFQPRGSAGATSIYDTAQLRQTLLDHVDFDRINHGPVRLSLGAVNVRTGNFAFFDNKDIKIKPEHVMASGALPPGFPAIKIGNEYYWDGGLVSNTPLSYVLRNAAEVDTVVFQVDLFSATGLLPQDLEEVEERRKDISYSSRTRLNTDLFLERHRLRRTISELYARLPEEAKADPEIQKLKQHCCDHSVTIIHLIYRNKQFRAHSKDYEFSALSMHEHWQAGLHDARKALISEDWRVPPGAEDGLKVYDLDQKMRTRKHAV
- a CDS encoding cytochrome c family protein gives rise to the protein MNSSYVNMGVGALLATLFVLKSVSLASGFIFHSETPEKPGFAIIAAEETSAGAGGKGAAAKQETPIAQLLQKADAKAGESIFKKCQACHDGTKGGPNKVGPDLWGVVDRPIASHEGFAYSSAMKDFSKGSSEKWTYDHLYHFLEAPKKFIAGTAMGFAGLPKEEDRANVIAYLRTLADTPQPLPDANAPAATN
- a CDS encoding SH3 domain-containing protein yields the protein MRGKVLKSCAVFAIGLMMAGATADLAAAQAAKGPSGLPLPRFVTLKSKRVNLRIGPSADYAVSWLYLKQGLPVEIIQEYDNWRRVRDADGTEGWVNQSLLSGQRSAIAAPWMKGKGKAVFVNMRRDAQPSSTVIAKLQPGVMMNIRECTGDWCLATADGTEGWVAQSEIWGAYPGEAFK
- a CDS encoding 3-deoxy-manno-octulosonate cytidylyltransferase, producing the protein MTDPNLDKTLVLIPARMASTRLPGKPLADICGLPMIVQVAKRAREAAIGRIVVAVDHEDTFAAVANAGFEVVMTRKDHQSGSDRIYEALQAVDPEGHAEIIVNVQGDLPTVDPETIRASLRPLEDPAVDIATLTVEIKDEEEKKLPSVVKVVGSPVSDSRLRALYFTRATAPYGNGPLYHHIGLYTYRRAALEKFVSLGPSTLEKRESLEQLRALEAGMRIDVEIVDTIPLGVDTPADLEKARRILSGASL
- a CDS encoding cadmium resistance transporter, with amino-acid sequence MEYLFGNLGIAIVLFASTNVDDIFVLLGFFADRKFHPRQIVIGQYLGISVLCGVSVLASLISLVIPAAYIGLLGLVPIILGLKKLWTLWQGFEAESDPEDHEKASIGHGNIIAVAAVTIANGGDNIGIYTPLFATRTSDEITIIAIVFVVMTALWLGAAHFLVNHPTIGAPIRRYGYRVVPFVLVALGILILHEAGTFRLLW